The following proteins come from a genomic window of Streptomyces sp. Sge12:
- a CDS encoding M23 family metallopeptidase codes for MAFGSRPAGSGKHRGSSRLSRKTAGYAGIAAIATTGVVGSLAAPAFAADNHSSNIGQDNGLGAVVVADELAGDISEQADAQHRAAEHAAAKAQAEADAKQKAAEAKRLAEAKAKAEREAAERAAREEERKRLNTFVAPVDGSYVSTQYHAGGGMWSSGSHTGIDFHAASGTSVHAVGVGTVVEAGWGGAYGNNVVIKHNDGTYTQYGHMTSLNVSVGQQVTPGQQIGLSGSTGNSSGPHLHFEARTGSQYGSDIDPIAYLRSHGVEL; via the coding sequence ATGGCGTTTGGCAGTCGTCCCGCTGGTTCCGGTAAGCACCGTGGTTCCAGCCGTCTGAGCCGCAAGACCGCCGGTTACGCCGGTATCGCCGCGATCGCCACCACGGGTGTCGTCGGCTCCCTCGCCGCCCCGGCCTTCGCCGCGGACAACCACAGCAGCAACATCGGCCAGGACAACGGCCTCGGTGCCGTCGTCGTCGCCGACGAGCTCGCGGGTGACATCTCCGAGCAGGCCGACGCCCAGCACCGCGCCGCCGAGCACGCCGCCGCCAAGGCGCAGGCCGAGGCCGACGCGAAGCAGAAGGCCGCGGAGGCCAAGCGCCTCGCCGAGGCCAAGGCGAAGGCCGAGCGCGAGGCCGCCGAGCGCGCCGCCCGCGAGGAGGAGCGCAAGCGCCTCAACACCTTCGTCGCCCCGGTGGACGGCTCCTACGTCAGCACGCAGTACCACGCGGGCGGCGGCATGTGGTCCTCCGGCAGCCACACGGGCATCGACTTCCACGCCGCCTCCGGCACCTCGGTCCACGCCGTCGGCGTCGGCACCGTCGTCGAGGCCGGCTGGGGTGGCGCGTACGGCAACAACGTCGTCATCAAGCACAACGACGGTACGTACACCCAGTACGGGCACATGACCTCGCTGAACGTCTCGGTCGGCCAGCAGGTCACCCCCGGCCAGCAGATCGGCCTGTCGGGCTCCACCGGCAACTCCAGCGGCCCGCACCTGCACTTCGAGGCCCGCACGGGCTCGCAGTACGGCTCGGACATCGACCCGATCGCGTACCTGCGCTCGCACGGCGTCGAGCTCTGA
- a CDS encoding M16 family metallopeptidase, protein MSFHPQPQAGEPQPWAFPAPDRGQLSNGLTLLRCHRPGQQVVAVEVNLAAPLDAEPAGLDGVATIMARALSEGTDKHSAEEFAAELERCGATLDAHADHPGIRVSLEVPASRLPKALGLLAEALRAPAFADAEVDRLVRNRLDEIPHELANPQRRAAKQLSKELFPATLRMSRPRQGTEETVARIDSAAVRAFYEAHVRPATATAVVVGDLTGIDLDAVLADTLGTWTGNTAAALPVPPVTADDTGRVVIVDRPGAVQTQLLIGRIGADRHDRVWAAQVLGTYCLGGTLTSRLDKVLREEKGYTYGVRAFGQVLRSTADGKGASMLAISGSVDTPNTGPALEDLWKVLRTLAEGGLTDAERDVAVQNLVGVAPLKFETAASVAGTLADQVEQELPDDYQAQLYAQLAETGTVEATSAVVKAFPADRLVTVLVGDASLIEEPVRALGIGEVTVVSN, encoded by the coding sequence ATGAGCTTCCACCCGCAGCCCCAAGCCGGCGAGCCGCAGCCGTGGGCCTTCCCGGCCCCCGACCGCGGGCAGCTGTCCAACGGGCTGACCCTGCTGCGCTGCCACCGGCCGGGCCAGCAGGTCGTCGCGGTCGAGGTCAATCTCGCCGCGCCGCTCGACGCCGAGCCCGCCGGCCTGGACGGCGTGGCGACCATCATGGCGCGGGCGCTCTCCGAGGGCACCGACAAGCACTCCGCCGAGGAGTTCGCGGCCGAGCTGGAGCGCTGCGGCGCCACCCTCGACGCGCACGCCGACCACCCGGGCATCCGGGTCTCGCTGGAGGTCCCGGCCTCCCGCCTGCCCAAGGCGCTGGGCCTGCTCGCCGAGGCGCTGCGCGCCCCGGCCTTCGCCGACGCCGAGGTCGACCGGCTGGTGCGCAACCGGCTCGACGAGATCCCGCACGAGCTGGCCAACCCGCAGCGCCGCGCCGCCAAGCAGCTCTCCAAGGAGCTCTTCCCGGCCACCCTGCGGATGTCCCGGCCGCGCCAGGGCACCGAGGAGACGGTCGCCCGGATCGACTCCGCCGCCGTACGCGCCTTCTACGAGGCCCACGTACGGCCCGCCACCGCCACCGCGGTGGTCGTCGGCGACCTGACCGGCATCGACCTGGACGCCGTGCTGGCGGACACCCTGGGCACCTGGACGGGCAACACCGCCGCCGCCCTCCCGGTGCCGCCGGTGACCGCGGACGACACCGGCCGCGTGGTCATCGTGGACCGGCCCGGCGCGGTCCAGACGCAGCTGCTGATCGGCCGGATCGGGGCGGACCGCCACGACCGGGTGTGGGCGGCCCAGGTGCTCGGCACGTACTGCCTGGGCGGCACCCTCACCTCGCGCCTGGACAAGGTGCTGCGCGAGGAGAAGGGCTACACCTACGGGGTGCGCGCCTTCGGCCAGGTGCTGCGCTCCACCGCGGACGGCAAGGGTGCCTCGATGCTCGCCATCAGCGGCTCGGTGGACACACCGAACACGGGCCCGGCGCTGGAGGACCTCTGGAAGGTGCTGCGCACCCTCGCCGAGGGCGGTCTGACCGACGCCGAACGCGATGTCGCCGTACAGAACTTGGTGGGCGTCGCCCCGCTGAAGTTCGAGACGGCGGCCTCGGTCGCGGGCACCCTCGCGGACCAGGTCGAGCAGGAACTGCCGGACGACTACCAGGCGCAGTTGTACGCCCAGCTGGCCGAAACCGGCACGGTGGAGGCGACGTCGGCGGTCGTGAAGGCCTTCCCGGCGGACCGGCTGGTCACCGTCCTGGTGGGCGATGCGTCGCTCATCGAGGAGCCCGTGCGGGCCCTCGGGATCGGTGAGGTCACGGTCGTCTCCAACTGA
- a CDS encoding M16 family metallopeptidase: protein MGHTATAQAGSGGLTATEHRLANGLRVVLSEDHLTPVAAVCLWYDVGSRHEVKGRTGLAHLFEHLMFQGSASVPGNGHFELVQGAGGSLNGTTSFERTNYFETMPTHQLELALWLEADRMGSLLAALDDESMENQRDVVKNERRQRYDNVPYGTAFERLTALAYPEGHPYHHTPIGSMADLDAASLEDARTFFRTYYAPNNAVLSVVGDIDPEQTLAWVEKYFGTIPAHDGKQPPRDGSLPDIIGEQLREEIVEEVPARALMAAYRLPHDGTRECDAADVALTILGGGESSLLHNRLVRRDQSAVAAGFGMLRLAGAPSLGWLDVKTSSGVEIPAIEAAVDEELARFAAEGPTAEEMERAQAQLEREWLDRLSTVAGRADELCRFAVLFGDPQLALTAVQRVLDITAEEVQAVAAARLRPDNRAVLVYEPIAADEADQHDESDENEGAEQ from the coding sequence GCTCCGGCGGCCTGACAGCGACCGAGCACCGGCTGGCCAACGGCCTGCGCGTGGTGCTGTCCGAGGACCACCTGACCCCGGTCGCCGCGGTCTGCCTCTGGTACGACGTCGGCTCGCGCCACGAAGTCAAGGGACGCACCGGTCTGGCTCACCTCTTCGAGCACCTGATGTTCCAGGGGTCGGCGAGCGTACCGGGCAACGGCCACTTCGAACTGGTCCAGGGCGCCGGCGGTTCCCTCAACGGCACCACCAGCTTCGAGCGCACCAACTACTTCGAGACGATGCCGACCCACCAGCTGGAGCTCGCGCTCTGGCTGGAGGCGGACCGGATGGGGTCCCTGCTGGCCGCCCTGGACGACGAGTCCATGGAGAACCAGCGCGACGTCGTCAAGAACGAGCGCCGCCAGCGGTACGACAACGTTCCCTACGGCACGGCCTTCGAGCGGCTCACCGCCCTGGCCTACCCCGAGGGCCACCCGTACCACCACACCCCGATCGGCTCCATGGCCGACCTGGACGCCGCGTCCCTGGAGGACGCGCGCACCTTCTTCCGTACGTACTACGCGCCCAACAACGCGGTGCTCTCCGTCGTCGGGGACATCGACCCCGAGCAGACGCTCGCCTGGGTGGAGAAGTACTTCGGCACCATCCCGGCGCACGACGGCAAGCAGCCGCCGCGCGACGGCTCGCTGCCCGACATCATCGGGGAGCAGCTGCGCGAGGAGATCGTCGAGGAGGTCCCGGCGCGTGCGCTGATGGCCGCCTACCGGCTGCCGCACGACGGCACCCGTGAGTGCGACGCCGCCGACGTGGCGCTGACCATCCTGGGCGGCGGCGAGTCCTCGCTGCTGCACAACCGGCTGGTGCGCCGCGACCAGAGCGCCGTCGCGGCCGGCTTCGGCATGCTGCGCCTGGCCGGGGCCCCCTCCCTGGGCTGGCTGGACGTCAAGACCTCCAGCGGGGTCGAGATCCCCGCCATCGAGGCGGCCGTGGACGAGGAGCTCGCGCGGTTCGCCGCCGAGGGCCCGACGGCCGAGGAGATGGAGCGGGCCCAGGCGCAGCTCGAGCGCGAGTGGCTGGACCGGCTGAGCACGGTGGCCGGGCGCGCCGACGAACTGTGCCGCTTCGCGGTGCTGTTCGGCGACCCGCAGCTGGCGCTGACCGCCGTCCAGCGCGTCCTGGACATCACCGCCGAGGAGGTGCAGGCCGTGGCCGCCGCCCGACTGCGCCCGGACAACCGCGCGGTGCTCGTCTACGAGCCGATCGCCGCCGACGAGGCCGACCAGCACGACGAGTCCGACGAGAACGAGGGGGCGGAGCAGTGA